The following coding sequences are from one Lysinibacillus sp. FSL W8-0992 window:
- the yqeH gene encoding ribosome biogenesis GTPase YqeH encodes MNEMPNCIGCGTTIQTEDKTAVGYAPPSSLEKDVVICQRCFRLKNYNEIQPVSLTDDDFLRILNGLGTQQGLIVKIVDIFDFNGSWLPGLHRFVGKNPVLLVANKADLLPKSVKPKKVINWLKREAKALGLQPIDVLLVSAHKGQGMTEAMEAIDEYRKGQNVYVVGCTNVGKSTFINRVIKQATGEGEVITTSHFPGTTLDMIEIPLDDGSALYDTPGIINHHQMAHYIDASELKYIMPKKEIKPKVYQQNPGQSLFIGALARFDFIQGERSAFTIHVANDLPIHRTKLEKADDLYAEHKGELLAPPTANYIDKLPELIRHEFSIKEAKTDVVFSGLGWITVQHANVVIAAYAPKGVQVSIRPSLI; translated from the coding sequence ATGAACGAAATGCCAAATTGTATTGGCTGCGGTACGACAATTCAAACAGAAGATAAAACAGCAGTAGGGTACGCACCCCCATCATCATTAGAAAAAGACGTGGTTATTTGCCAACGTTGCTTCCGTTTGAAAAATTACAATGAAATTCAACCTGTGTCATTAACAGATGACGACTTTTTACGTATTTTAAATGGTCTTGGAACACAGCAAGGCTTAATCGTGAAAATCGTTGATATTTTTGACTTCAATGGTAGCTGGTTGCCAGGGCTTCATCGCTTTGTTGGCAAAAATCCAGTGCTATTAGTAGCGAATAAAGCTGATTTGCTTCCAAAATCAGTGAAACCTAAAAAGGTTATCAACTGGCTCAAACGTGAAGCAAAAGCACTCGGCCTACAACCGATTGATGTGCTTTTAGTGAGTGCACATAAAGGACAAGGAATGACTGAGGCGATGGAAGCGATTGACGAGTATCGCAAAGGCCAAAACGTTTACGTAGTAGGTTGTACAAATGTTGGGAAGTCCACGTTTATTAACCGCGTTATTAAGCAGGCTACAGGTGAAGGGGAAGTCATTACAACTTCTCATTTCCCAGGAACTACATTGGATATGATTGAAATTCCACTCGATGATGGTAGTGCATTATATGATACCCCAGGGATTATTAATCACCACCAAATGGCGCATTACATTGATGCGAGTGAATTAAAATATATTATGCCTAAAAAAGAAATTAAGCCGAAAGTGTATCAGCAAAATCCAGGTCAATCATTATTCATTGGTGCACTAGCACGCTTTGATTTTATTCAAGGTGAACGTTCGGCATTCACAATTCATGTGGCAAATGATTTGCCTATCCACCGTACGAAGTTAGAAAAGGCAGATGATTTATACGCTGAGCATAAGGGCGAATTACTTGCACCACCGACTGCAAACTATATTGACAAGCTACCTGAGTTAATCCGTCATGAGTTTTCAATAAAAGAAGCAAAAACAGATGTCGTCTTTTCAGGGCTTGGTTGGATTACGGTACAGCATGCTAATGTAGTTATTGCTGCTTATGCCCCAAAAGGTGTACAAGTTTCAATTCGTCCATCACTCATTTAA
- the aroE gene encoding shikimate dehydrogenase, which yields MKKWFAVIGDPIEHSKSPAMHNVWFEEMAIDATYIPVHVTPNQLEAAVAGFKTLGASGWNVTIPHKTAIIPFLDELDELAEKMGAVNTVVRTKDGKLKGYNTDGLGFVRSLEDAVGKSHKEKPVLLIGAGGAARGIAFAMQQQGYTNLTIANRTVANAQAIIDELGTGRAISLAQAEETLADYGILVQMTSAGLVAGDFSMPFSLNRLMKGAIVADIVYNPLMTPFLQAAEEKGATVVTGLGMFVHQGAIAFQYWLDEYPKTNSMIARLKAQLGGQ from the coding sequence ATGAAGAAGTGGTTTGCAGTAATTGGTGATCCAATCGAGCATTCAAAATCACCAGCCATGCATAATGTTTGGTTTGAAGAAATGGCAATCGATGCAACATATATTCCAGTACATGTGACACCCAATCAGTTAGAAGCGGCAGTTGCTGGTTTTAAAACATTAGGTGCAAGTGGTTGGAATGTTACTATTCCCCATAAGACAGCAATCATTCCCTTTTTAGATGAGTTAGATGAGTTAGCAGAAAAAATGGGTGCGGTAAATACGGTTGTACGTACAAAAGATGGTAAGTTAAAAGGATACAATACGGATGGGCTTGGTTTTGTTCGCTCGTTGGAAGATGCTGTAGGCAAGTCACATAAAGAAAAGCCAGTGCTTCTTATCGGAGCAGGAGGGGCAGCTCGTGGCATAGCGTTTGCGATGCAACAACAAGGCTATACGAATTTAACGATTGCCAATCGTACAGTTGCCAATGCTCAGGCAATTATCGATGAACTTGGAACAGGTCGAGCGATTTCATTAGCGCAAGCTGAGGAAACGTTGGCTGACTATGGCATTTTAGTACAAATGACGTCAGCGGGACTTGTTGCGGGTGATTTTTCAATGCCATTTTCACTGAATCGACTAATGAAAGGCGCAATTGTTGCAGATATTGTGTATAATCCATTAATGACGCCTTTTTTACAAGCGGCTGAGGAAAAAGGTGCAACTGTAGTAACTGGTCTTGGCATGTTCGTACATCAAGGTGCGATTGCGTTCCAATACTGGCTCGACGAATATCCAAAAACAAATTCAATGATTGCGCGATTGAAGGCGCAATTAGGAGGACAATAA
- the yhbY gene encoding ribosome assembly RNA-binding protein YhbY codes for MLTGKQKRFLRAEAHHLTPIFQVGKGGVNDEMTKQIREALEVRELIKVRILDNCEDDKQEVAEALAKGAHAELVQLIGLTVVLYKESRNNKKIVLPKVAK; via the coding sequence ATGTTAACAGGTAAACAAAAGCGTTTTTTACGTGCAGAAGCACATCATTTAACACCGATTTTCCAAGTAGGAAAAGGCGGCGTGAATGACGAAATGACAAAGCAAATTCGTGAAGCATTAGAAGTACGTGAGCTAATTAAAGTGCGTATTTTAGATAACTGTGAAGATGACAAACAAGAAGTAGCAGAAGCTCTTGCGAAAGGTGCACATGCTGAGCTTGTTCAATTAATCGGATTAACAGTTGTTTTATATAAAGAATCACGTAACAACAAAAAAATTGTGTTACCAAAAGTAGCGAAATAA
- a CDS encoding nicotinate-nucleotide adenylyltransferase has product MKKVGLLGGTFNPPHIGHLMMANEVFHALELDEVRFLPNALPPHKQAPHDASDAKRLEMVERAIQPYQHFRVESYEVDKGGVSYSYNTLAALCEREPTVKFYFIIGGDMIDSLHTWYRIDELVKLVQFVGVKRPSTEARTEYPVLMVEVPQIDLSSTLIRERLATGRTVTFLLPEAVETFIREEGLYGTRTVFSSD; this is encoded by the coding sequence ATGAAGAAGGTCGGTTTACTTGGAGGTACGTTTAATCCACCACATATTGGACACCTAATGATGGCAAACGAAGTATTTCATGCATTGGAATTAGATGAGGTACGTTTTTTGCCGAATGCATTACCACCTCATAAACAAGCTCCTCATGATGCAAGTGATGCGAAGCGATTAGAAATGGTTGAACGTGCTATTCAACCATATCAGCATTTTCGTGTGGAGTCGTATGAGGTTGATAAGGGAGGCGTATCCTATTCATATAACACACTTGCTGCATTATGTGAAAGAGAGCCGACTGTAAAATTTTACTTTATCATTGGTGGGGATATGATTGATTCACTCCATACGTGGTATCGCATTGATGAGCTAGTGAAGCTCGTTCAATTCGTTGGCGTAAAGCGTCCAAGTACTGAAGCGCGTACGGAGTATCCTGTATTGATGGTGGAAGTACCGCAAATCGATTTATCGTCTACACTGATTCGTGAACGCCTTGCCACTGGTAGAACGGTAACCTTTTTACTGCCAGAAGCGGTAGAGACGTTTATACGAGAGGAAGGTCTTTATGGAACGCGAACAGTATTTAGCAGCGATTAA
- the yqeK gene encoding bis(5'-nucleosyl)-tetraphosphatase (symmetrical) YqeK, with protein sequence MEREQYLAAIKPRMPEKRYIHTLGVMETAIALAKIYGENEKKAETAAILHDIAKYADVEWMERIVQDEKLDQQLIGWGSELLHGPVGAYIAESEFGITDEDILNAIRFHTTGRVAMSRLEKILFVADMIEPNRNFEGVERLRKKAQKNLDKAMSACIRHTLAFLIDSKQAIYPLSIACYNDMMKREESEG encoded by the coding sequence ATGGAACGCGAACAGTATTTAGCAGCGATTAAACCACGTATGCCTGAAAAGCGTTATATCCATACACTAGGTGTAATGGAAACAGCCATCGCGTTAGCAAAAATCTATGGTGAGAACGAGAAGAAAGCTGAAACAGCAGCCATTCTCCATGACATTGCAAAGTATGCAGATGTCGAATGGATGGAGCGCATCGTTCAAGACGAAAAATTAGATCAACAGCTGATTGGCTGGGGCAGTGAATTACTACATGGTCCAGTTGGGGCATATATTGCTGAAAGTGAATTCGGCATTACGGATGAAGATATATTAAATGCTATCCGTTTTCATACAACAGGACGTGTAGCAATGAGTCGTTTAGAAAAAATACTTTTTGTCGCAGATATGATTGAACCAAATCGAAATTTTGAAGGTGTTGAACGCCTGCGAAAAAAAGCTCAAAAAAATTTGGATAAGGCAATGAGTGCCTGTATACGCCATACATTAGCGTTTTTAATTGATTCAAAGCAGGCAATTTACCCATTATCTATAGCATGTTATAACGATATGATGAAAAGAGAGGAAAGTGAAGGATGA
- the rsfS gene encoding ribosome silencing factor produces MTSTLLQAAYKAIDDKHGEDIVVLNMQGISLLADYFIIAHGNSDRQVQAIARELQDVAVKEGHEIRRVEGFDGARWILVDLGDVVAHVFHKDERAYYNLERLWGDAPQLDVPEA; encoded by the coding sequence ATGACTTCAACTTTATTACAAGCAGCTTACAAAGCAATCGACGACAAACATGGTGAGGATATTGTCGTTTTAAATATGCAAGGTATTTCACTATTAGCAGATTACTTCATCATTGCACACGGGAACTCAGATCGCCAAGTACAAGCGATTGCACGTGAATTACAAGATGTAGCAGTCAAAGAAGGACATGAAATTCGTCGCGTGGAAGGTTTCGATGGCGCACGATGGATTTTAGTAGACCTAGGGGATGTTGTAGCACACGTATTCCATAAGGATGAGCGTGCTTACTATAACTTAGAGCGTCTATGGGGCGATGCACCGCAATTAGACGTACCAGAGGCGTAA
- a CDS encoding class I SAM-dependent DNA methyltransferase: MSSYERFAHVYDELQTDIPYNSYVEWIEQHAPSKHFPRLLDIGCGTGVLGLMLANTGYSVSGIDLSEDMLAIAAERFTDAGLQVPLFCMSMNELEGFEALDVVTIAIDSLNYVVEQPDVYSTLERIFHALREGGQLFFDVHSLFKMDEIFLDGPFTYDDGDISYVWHTEPGDYEHSVVHQMTFFVRDVASNLYERFDEEHFQRTFPIEQYMTWLREIGFTDVEVTADFTDEAPEYESERIFIRAVK, translated from the coding sequence GTGAGTAGCTACGAACGTTTTGCTCATGTATACGATGAGCTCCAAACTGATATTCCATATAATAGCTATGTGGAATGGATTGAGCAACATGCACCGAGCAAACATTTCCCGAGGCTTTTAGATATTGGCTGTGGGACTGGTGTTCTTGGCCTTATGTTAGCCAATACTGGCTATAGTGTAAGTGGTATCGATTTGTCAGAAGATATGCTTGCTATAGCGGCAGAGCGTTTTACAGATGCGGGTCTACAAGTACCGCTATTCTGTATGTCGATGAATGAATTAGAAGGCTTTGAGGCACTGGATGTTGTAACGATTGCAATTGATTCGCTTAACTATGTTGTGGAACAACCAGATGTTTATTCGACGCTAGAACGTATTTTCCATGCTTTACGTGAAGGTGGTCAACTGTTTTTTGATGTCCATTCATTATTTAAAATGGATGAGATTTTTTTAGACGGACCATTTACGTATGATGATGGAGATATTAGCTATGTATGGCATACAGAGCCTGGCGATTATGAACATTCTGTTGTTCATCAAATGACGTTTTTTGTACGAGATGTAGCGAGTAATTTGTACGAACGTTTTGATGAGGAGCATTTCCAGCGCACATTTCCAATTGAGCAATATATGACATGGCTTCGTGAAATTGGCTTTACAGATGTAGAAGTTACAGCAGATTTTACAGATGAAGCACCTGAATACGAAAGCGAACGCATTTTTATTCGTGCAGTGAAATAA
- a CDS encoding helix-hairpin-helix domain-containing protein: MIQSLWQKYRKSMLLPSILGIGGLCYFFFSSFDSSPPQEELIETIQPTEQLAITEPAEEAVLQQVFIDIKGAVLHPGVYELNPDQRIMDAIQLAGGYSEDADTRLINHAQKLQDEMVIYIPVKGEQLDEVMVSFNNATFAAGSQTSTNNKVNVNKADNTELTTLAGIGPSKAQSIIAYREENGRFQTIEDIKKVTGIGEKTFEMLKDSITVN; this comes from the coding sequence ATGATCCAATCTTTATGGCAAAAGTATAGAAAAAGTATGTTGCTCCCCAGCATACTTGGTATCGGTGGACTTTGTTACTTCTTTTTTTCGAGTTTTGACTCTTCACCTCCCCAAGAAGAGCTCATCGAAACAATCCAACCTACAGAACAATTAGCAATAACAGAACCTGCAGAAGAAGCGGTCTTACAGCAGGTGTTTATAGATATAAAGGGCGCTGTCTTACACCCAGGTGTTTATGAGCTAAATCCTGATCAACGAATTATGGATGCTATACAGCTTGCTGGCGGTTATAGCGAAGATGCGGATACACGTCTTATTAATCATGCCCAAAAGTTGCAAGATGAAATGGTTATTTATATACCTGTAAAAGGTGAGCAGCTTGATGAAGTGATGGTCAGTTTCAATAATGCCACCTTTGCTGCTGGAAGCCAAACGTCAACAAATAATAAGGTGAATGTTAATAAGGCAGATAATACGGAACTGACAACATTAGCAGGTATTGGCCCGTCAAAGGCACAGAGCATTATTGCGTATCGTGAAGAAAACGGACGCTTTCAAACAATAGAAGATATAAAAAAAGTGACTGGAATCGGCGAAAAAACTTTTGAAATGCTTAAAGATTCAATTACTGTCAACTAA
- a CDS encoding ComE operon protein 2, which translates to MERITWDQFFMAQSHLLALRSTCTRLAVGATVVRDKRIIAGGYNGSITGDEHCIEEGCYVVDNHCVRTVHAEMNALLQCAKYGTPTKGADLYVTHFPCLPCTKSIIQAGIERIYYATDYKNNSYAQELFEKAGVEVLHVPFDERKIDFLRNEKLALYIDMLNELRESGVPAEKLLPYEQKVSALFGKIL; encoded by the coding sequence ATGGAGCGTATTACTTGGGATCAATTTTTCATGGCACAAAGCCATTTACTCGCGTTACGTAGTACTTGTACAAGACTGGCAGTCGGAGCGACGGTCGTACGTGATAAACGTATTATAGCAGGAGGATATAACGGTTCGATTACAGGTGATGAACATTGTATTGAAGAAGGTTGCTATGTTGTTGATAATCATTGTGTACGTACAGTGCATGCAGAGATGAATGCACTCCTACAATGCGCAAAATACGGAACGCCGACAAAAGGAGCAGACCTTTATGTTACACATTTCCCTTGTCTACCATGTACAAAATCAATTATTCAAGCAGGAATTGAGCGAATTTATTATGCAACGGACTATAAAAACAATTCATATGCGCAAGAATTATTTGAAAAGGCAGGCGTAGAGGTATTGCATGTACCTTTTGATGAACGCAAAATAGACTTTTTAAGAAATGAAAAATTGGCTTTGTACATAGATATGCTTAATGAGCTACGTGAAAGTGGTGTGCCTGCTGAAAAATTACTCCCTTATGAACAGAAGGTGAGTGCATTATTTGGCAAAATACTATAA
- a CDS encoding DNA internalization-related competence protein ComEC/Rec2, with the protein MASLAAHKSAWLLASLLIVATWLTLKGETFIISALVVGAGLLSFFFITTFRLTEPSPLPSTFQLTWTSDYKINGQRLSGFARTETGEKLYVTYTLSSELEKHFYETTSITGFTYVVQGEIVAPNPPAHTYTFSFEKYLVSKGARGIFEVKSWSLMSEKKTISSVLAKYRFHLKKHIETFFPPSLIAEAQALLIGFRDQMDDELQRAYQKLGITHLFAISGLHVALVSWLFYEGLLRLGIRKEMAIIVLLIMLPVYGVVAGGAPSVIRAVSVVELSMLLRFTRWHMSVDDALAISFISFVLLEPGVIFQIGFQLSYLATASLIYSWGIFQNRNWLQKSFLITFVCQLLVYPLLLYHFYELSISSFLVNIIFVPLFSFIILPINILMLIATFLSTPLAKLLFEVYEPMRHWLTEAILFLQALPLQLWSPGKPAFWLVCIAFVSVLISLYFLEAKHYSKVAIVLLIPALCIHLAPILYKETKITFLNVGQGDCTIIELPFRRAVYVVDAGGVLRFRQEPWKLSNSPYEVGRQVVVPFLKGKGIREVDILILTHPDADHVEGAEEVLEEITMREIHVTPGSLNTPAMQDLLVEATKQKVPVKEKMEGTSWHVGSTSFHYLYPRDTLYEGNNDSLVLFIQQQSFRALLTGDLEEAGERELIKLYGQQLANITLLKAGHHGSKTSSIEPFVELLQPTLTVFSAGRNNRYQHPHDIVVERFKKRRLATKTTSIDGTIEVTIYRDKRIVRTEKDLVRN; encoded by the coding sequence GTGGCCTCACTAGCAGCACACAAGTCAGCTTGGCTACTTGCTAGTTTACTTATCGTAGCAACTTGGCTTACTTTAAAAGGTGAAACTTTTATCATCTCCGCACTCGTAGTAGGTGCTGGACTTCTTTCTTTCTTCTTTATTACAACTTTTCGATTGACGGAACCTTCCCCTTTACCGTCAACTTTTCAATTAACATGGACGAGCGATTATAAAATTAACGGCCAACGGCTTAGTGGTTTTGCGAGAACGGAAACAGGCGAAAAACTTTATGTCACGTATACGTTATCCTCAGAGCTAGAAAAGCATTTTTATGAAACTACATCAATTACTGGCTTTACCTATGTCGTGCAAGGAGAAATTGTAGCGCCAAATCCACCTGCACATACTTACACTTTTTCTTTTGAGAAATATTTAGTGAGCAAAGGTGCAAGGGGCATATTTGAAGTGAAGAGTTGGTCGTTGATGTCGGAGAAAAAAACAATTAGCTCTGTTCTTGCTAAGTATAGATTTCACTTAAAAAAGCATATTGAGACTTTCTTTCCACCATCGCTTATTGCAGAAGCACAGGCGCTGCTTATTGGTTTTCGAGATCAAATGGATGATGAGCTCCAACGAGCATATCAAAAGCTTGGTATTACGCATTTATTTGCCATCTCCGGCTTACATGTAGCGCTTGTATCATGGTTGTTTTATGAGGGGTTATTACGTTTGGGGATTCGCAAAGAAATGGCCATAATCGTCTTACTCATCATGTTACCTGTTTATGGTGTAGTAGCGGGTGGAGCACCTTCAGTAATCCGTGCAGTTTCTGTTGTGGAACTGAGCATGTTATTGCGCTTTACGAGGTGGCATATGTCAGTTGATGATGCACTAGCCATCAGCTTTATTAGCTTTGTCTTACTAGAGCCAGGTGTTATTTTTCAAATTGGCTTTCAACTATCCTATTTAGCAACAGCTAGTCTTATATACTCGTGGGGGATATTTCAGAACAGGAATTGGTTACAAAAATCATTTTTAATCACGTTTGTATGCCAACTACTTGTTTATCCGCTATTACTGTATCATTTTTATGAACTATCCATATCTTCGTTTTTAGTAAATATTATTTTTGTACCATTATTCTCATTTATAATTCTACCAATAAATATTTTGATGCTTATCGCTACATTCCTCTCGACGCCTTTAGCAAAGCTATTATTTGAAGTATATGAGCCAATGCGTCATTGGCTAACGGAGGCAATCCTGTTTTTACAAGCTTTGCCATTGCAACTTTGGTCGCCGGGGAAACCTGCCTTCTGGCTAGTTTGCATAGCTTTTGTCAGCGTGCTTATTAGTTTATATTTTTTAGAAGCAAAGCACTATAGCAAAGTTGCCATTGTCCTTCTTATTCCTGCTCTTTGTATACATCTTGCGCCTATATTATATAAGGAAACAAAGATTACGTTTTTGAATGTAGGTCAGGGTGATTGTACCATCATTGAATTGCCGTTTAGAAGGGCCGTATACGTGGTTGATGCAGGAGGTGTACTTCGGTTTAGGCAAGAGCCTTGGAAGCTCTCAAACAGCCCCTATGAGGTTGGTAGACAGGTTGTTGTACCGTTTTTAAAAGGAAAAGGTATTCGGGAGGTGGATATTTTGATTTTGACGCATCCTGATGCCGACCATGTAGAGGGAGCAGAGGAAGTGCTTGAGGAAATAACGATGCGTGAAATTCATGTAACACCAGGCTCATTAAATACACCTGCGATGCAAGATTTATTGGTGGAAGCAACGAAACAAAAAGTACCTGTGAAGGAAAAGATGGAAGGTACGTCATGGCATGTAGGTTCTACAAGTTTTCACTATTTATATCCCCGCGATACGCTTTATGAAGGCAATAACGATTCCCTTGTATTATTTATACAGCAGCAATCGTTTCGTGCATTGTTAACTGGTGATTTAGAAGAAGCTGGAGAACGCGAGCTGATAAAGCTATATGGCCAACAGCTAGCAAACATTACGCTGTTAAAAGCAGGTCATCATGGTAGTAAAACATCCAGTATAGAGCCATTTGTCGAGCTTCTACAGCCTACATTAACGGTTTTTAGTGCAGGACGTAATAATCGCTACCAGCATCCACATGATATTGTAGTTGAGCGTTTTAAGAAGCGCCGATTAGCGACAAAAACGACCAGCATAGATGGGACAATCGAAGTCACTATTTATCGTGATAAAAGGATTGTTCGAACAGAAAAAGACCTTGTCCGAAACTGA
- a CDS encoding YqzM family protein, translating to MNPFEGNNIQCKRNDAIDSGVGFGVSFGVFTIMFIIAVIVDYASM from the coding sequence ATGAATCCATTTGAAGGTAATAATATACAATGCAAACGTAACGATGCTATCGATTCAGGCGTTGGCTTCGGCGTATCATTTGGGGTCTTCACTATTATGTTCATCATCGCAGTAATAGTAGACTACGCAAGCATGTAA
- the holA gene encoding DNA polymerase III subunit delta: MISTVWNKIKKGELSPVYLIIGEESYFIDETVKRLKDALGNEEEIEMSTFDLEELPVDVVIDEADTIPFFSERKLVIAKNASFLKASEKGKEKIDHDVKRLESWLANPSDFSVTVFIAPYEKLDERKKVTKMMKEHAFIVQAETPKEQDLAVWIQGLVKAQGNTITQSAIEQLVSMVGSNMLQLQMEIEKLALYVGDGGEITTKLVEDLVAKTLEQDAFKMLNAYLAHDPVAALTIYHDLLRQKQEPIMLVGLLASNVRTMSNVFYLLKKGYHPQQIAKNLKIHPYRVKLMVEQRNRPSEESLLKALYQLAEVDLQLKTAGGNRERYLELFLLRRL, encoded by the coding sequence ATGATTTCGACGGTTTGGAACAAAATAAAAAAAGGTGAGCTTTCGCCAGTGTATTTGATTATTGGTGAAGAAAGCTATTTTATAGATGAAACTGTAAAACGTTTAAAGGATGCACTAGGAAATGAAGAAGAGATTGAAATGAGCACTTTTGATTTGGAAGAGTTGCCAGTTGATGTCGTTATAGATGAGGCGGATACAATCCCGTTTTTTTCAGAACGGAAGCTTGTAATTGCTAAAAATGCGTCGTTTTTAAAGGCAAGTGAAAAAGGTAAGGAAAAAATAGATCACGATGTTAAACGATTAGAGTCATGGCTTGCAAACCCTTCAGATTTTTCGGTGACGGTTTTTATTGCCCCATATGAAAAGCTGGATGAACGAAAAAAAGTGACGAAAATGATGAAAGAGCATGCGTTCATCGTCCAAGCAGAAACACCGAAAGAACAAGATTTAGCAGTGTGGATTCAAGGGCTTGTAAAAGCGCAGGGTAATACAATTACTCAAAGTGCTATTGAGCAGCTTGTCTCAATGGTTGGATCGAATATGCTACAACTTCAGATGGAAATAGAAAAACTCGCATTATACGTAGGTGATGGTGGAGAAATTACAACGAAGCTAGTGGAGGATTTAGTAGCGAAAACACTCGAACAAGACGCCTTTAAAATGTTAAACGCGTATTTGGCACACGACCCAGTAGCAGCATTGACAATTTACCATGATTTATTGAGACAAAAACAGGAGCCAATAATGCTTGTCGGGCTTCTTGCCTCCAACGTGCGAACGATGTCGAATGTTTTTTACTTGCTGAAAAAAGGCTACCATCCACAGCAAATTGCAAAAAATTTAAAAATCCACCCTTATCGTGTAAAGCTAATGGTTGAGCAACGCAACCGACCATCTGAAGAGAGCTTATTGAAGGCTTTGTACCAATTAGCTGAGGTTGATTTACAGCTAAAAACAGCTGGTGGAAACCGCGAGCGTTATTTAGAACTATTTTTACTGCGCAGACTGTAA
- a CDS encoding acyltransferase, which produces MQTRIQYMDSLRAIAIIGVLLLHAATPYVVLYDKISSFDWQTGIVFNALSRWCVPIFLMISGALLLGRKEESLSTFFKKRANKILLPFIAWSIIYYAWATYMWNPGYSLKEFLIMFFNDQIYYHLWYFYALIGIYLLAPVFNIFVNHASKQMIGYVIVLWMLFYGVFRYYSYIVSNEFTLFFPLSEYIGFFLLGYYLAKFELSKKWRVGIYILGIIGALETIWSTNALTEQQGQFSGYAFSYSSPNVIAMSVALFVFVKYWVNRKVARGSYETSGIVKLIGQTSFGVYLVHAMILDKVRPHFFEGNELFVKPLMAIPLQVVIILVVSTIIVWIIQKIPLLKRLI; this is translated from the coding sequence GTGCAAACACGAATTCAGTACATGGATAGCCTACGTGCCATTGCAATTATAGGCGTACTACTTTTACATGCTGCGACTCCTTATGTCGTACTTTATGACAAAATATCTAGTTTTGATTGGCAAACAGGCATTGTATTCAATGCATTGTCACGATGGTGTGTACCCATTTTTTTAATGATTAGTGGGGCGCTTTTACTTGGACGAAAGGAAGAATCTTTAAGTACCTTTTTTAAAAAGCGTGCCAATAAAATTTTACTACCTTTCATTGCTTGGTCGATTATTTATTATGCCTGGGCAACATATATGTGGAATCCAGGGTATTCATTAAAAGAATTTCTAATCATGTTTTTTAATGATCAGATATACTATCATTTGTGGTATTTTTATGCGCTTATTGGTATTTATCTATTAGCGCCAGTTTTTAATATATTTGTTAATCATGCCTCTAAACAAATGATAGGCTATGTGATTGTTTTGTGGATGTTATTTTATGGGGTATTCCGTTATTATTCATATATCGTGAGTAATGAATTTACATTGTTTTTCCCTTTAAGTGAGTACATCGGCTTCTTTTTACTAGGCTATTATTTAGCGAAATTTGAGCTATCGAAAAAATGGCGTGTCGGAATTTACATATTAGGGATAATTGGTGCGCTTGAAACGATTTGGAGCACAAATGCGTTGACAGAGCAGCAAGGACAATTTTCAGGCTATGCATTTTCGTATTCCAGCCCTAATGTTATTGCGATGAGTGTTGCACTTTTTGTTTTTGTGAAATATTGGGTCAATCGAAAAGTAGCAAGAGGAAGTTATGAAACAAGTGGGATAGTCAAGCTAATTGGACAAACAAGCTTTGGTGTTTACTTAGTACATGCGATGATTCTAGATAAAGTCCGTCCGCACTTTTTTGAAGGAAACGAGCTCTTTGTAAAGCCGCTTATGGCGATTCCGTTACAAGTAGTAATCATTTTGGTGGTATCTACAATTATCGTGTGGATTATACAGAAAATACCATTATTAAAAAGGCTGATTTAG
- the rpsT gene encoding 30S ribosomal protein S20: MPNIKSAIKRVKVNEKANAANTQAKSAMRTTVKKAENAVAANAENAQELLQAAYKSLDKAASKGLIHKNAAARKKSRLAKKA; the protein is encoded by the coding sequence ATGCCAAACATTAAATCTGCGATTAAACGCGTAAAAGTTAACGAAAAAGCTAACGCTGCTAACACTCAAGCTAAATCTGCAATGCGTACTACAGTGAAAAAAGCTGAAAACGCTGTTGCTGCAAACGCTGAAAACGCACAAGAACTTTTACAAGCAGCTTACAAATCTTTAGATAAAGCAGCTTCAAAAGGACTTATCCACAAAAACGCGGCGGCTCGTAAAAAGTCTCGCCTAGCTAAAAAAGCGTAA